In the genome of Paralichthys olivaceus isolate ysfri-2021 chromosome 10, ASM2471397v2, whole genome shotgun sequence, the window TAGCCATGTTTACATCTGGacttttcctgctgtgacatttgaaaacagctgTAGTGAAAACAGGGCCCATGTCATCACTAAGTTCTGCAACACAATgacagaataaatattttaaattcagagttcaacatacacacatgcaactTCATTAGGTACAACTGTGCTAAAACGTATTCAGTCGACACACATATCAATATCAAGGGACTAATTATCTGGTTCATCTATATATTTAACAGCTTTGCCATTGGTTTCTGTGGAAAGCTCAGGCATAAGAATGAGGTCAGAATGTGGAgaatacatttgaatgaaaGAGCATATGACTGCCTCTACGAATGGCTTGTAACAGATAAGTGAAATTGTTCCATAAAAGCGGCTCTAGTAACAAGGAAGATCTTTCTCTCGTAGCACATGAACACAGTGTGGTAACTGATATGAGTCTTTGAAGAGTTTGTGTCGAAAACATTCTGCTAAGAAGAAGAAACCACGCAAGTTTGGTGGCAGCATTCGTGGAAGATGAAAtagcaggaaatgaaaaatatgaggCTATTATAGTCAGACCTCAACATTTCAACTCAAAATCCAAAATATTCTTCTGATTTCTCTCAAcatcatttcaactttattcacatcatttcaactttattctcaaaatacaAATGGTTAAAGAATCTTCCTCCTTTATCAACAACTCTCAGTGTGATTATTTGGTACAATAGCAGCATCTTGATCTACGCTCAGAATTTCTGTTCCATCAGTTACTTATTCACATCAAATGTTCAACAGTTCATACTGTTCATAACTTCACTATGCTTCACTATTGTACGCATAGATTGAATGTAAAGATTGACGACGTTTCTCTACCCCCTCCAACTACCATGAAATAAAGCCACAAACGTAGCCACCTTGGTCTGaagacgtcatttggagccaaagtctgcacagtagcCATCTGGGGATAGAGCCAAGTGCTGTCGACCAAACGCAACTCAGTCTCAACTGTCAGTGGTCAAATAtcgaattaaaaccaaacttactgggaAGGTTatcacttgaacatacatcagtgtgattaacACATCATCGATTCTGTTTTTATATGATGTGTATTTCCATTGTTTTGTCTAGGCCTCATCTGCTAACATGACCTAcactgcatccagccaccaggtggcgatcgagaCGCGAGCAGCCCCGTCATTCATCTTTGTGCACAGTCTATGATTGCATCTATCAGAATTACAGTATATCATGGCTCATCCAAACCTGCACCATTGAAACGGTTCAAATTCTATTTaatcacaacaataaaaaacttcCCTGCTAATGAAAAAACAACGTGTTCCTCAGTGGATGATCTCACTCATCCCAAAGACACTTCATCTTAAGAAGAGCcagtccagcagcaggagacACCGCGCATCAAGAACTGTTGAGCAGTGCGGCAGCTTCACCAGCCCTGATACACAGGTGAGCTGTCACTGCCACCTAGAGGCCAATTACCTTCTGAGAGGACACTGATGGCGTCGGACTGGTGCTGCCCATTGCCTGCCATGCTCTTCTTGGCCTCCTGGATGTGGCTCTGGTAGAGAAGGGTAGTTCCCACCATGGGGTTGTGGCTGGCGGTGTTGGGCACCGAAGTGGAGAGCGAGTCCCAGGCCAGCTCCCTCCTCCGCTGCAGGCTGAAGTCGATGTCGAAGCCTGTCCAGCCGTGGAAGGCCAGGGTGTTGATGAAGGCCTGCATGGGGTTCAGGATTCCCTGGAGGAGTGAAAACAATCAATTCAAGTGTTGGATATTGATcaaatttaaattctttattctGTACGTTGATGTTTTTCTAACCCACCATAATGAACCATGTGATGAGGGCTGCGTTTCGAACATTCCTGAGACTGTTGTCGTTGATGTCCGTCTGCATCTCCAGGTAGAAGAGGAGGCTCTCGTTGATGATGTTGGGAACCCAGCTGAAACGTCACGGAAACAATGTTTCATCAGCTTtaaacaagctttaaaatgcacTGAATGTTCTGGAAGTGTCTGACCccaacaatctcctgctgccttcttcatatgtgaaagacaaacccAAAAGGGCTGAATCCAAGTTCAAGTCTGACAAAGGCTTTCGTCAAACTGCCCTTGTACTGCATTAGCAAAATCAAATGTCATTGCTTTGTGCTTCCCAATAATAAGTCACTCTGTTTCTTTACATCCATACACACGATAACAGACGCTCACATACCATATAAAGAACACCAGCATCATCTTGAAGAAGCGTATTTTTATCTCATTGGCCAGCCGCCTCTCGTTTTCTGTGTAGATTCCCTGTCGTCCTTTCAGTAAAGATGTCACTGGATTGGGGGAAAAAGAGAAACCAAAATGTGGTTATGTTATTTCTACTTTCGTCTTTTAAAATGATTGTCGAGGGGGAGGAGCCAACCTGCAGATATGGTCCTGTTGAAGAAGATGGGGTTGGCTGCGAGGACGAGCAGCATGGGTGCGTACGTGGTGACGTAATGAGGGATGGCATGCTGCAGGCCTTGCTCGCAActgcagaaaaaggaaaaggaaatcTTTTAGGTAAAAACTGACATTGTTAATGAGCAGTGGAACATTTTGGATAAACAGCAAGTATCATGTTAACTGGGTCAAAAGTCACTGACCTgaatttcaaaacttcaaggaactaaaaactgaaaagatttTAGACACGCTGCTTTTATCGCTTGTTTCGGAAGAAAACACAGGGAAGAACAAAGAGACTCACTCAGAGATGGATGGGTAGTAGAGCATGGCCACTCCTtcgacacacagcagcacagccaGACCCCATGTAATCATGTGGTAGAGGATAATGGTGCTGATGGGGAAAGAAACAAGTCATGAGACTGAGCTCACAACACATGCTGCAGCTCTGTATCTTGAGGGCGACGTTTCATGCAGAAAACAATTGTACTTCACCGACTGCGATAAAAGAAATCTGACTTTTAAAAGAACCTCTAAGACCAACTTAATAACCAGTTCCAGGCTGTTACATTTAGAGTGGACTTTTTACACACTCCAGGTCAGCTCAGTAAAAAACTTTGTGCATCAGGTGATAGTGAATTTTGGTCATGGAAGATGAGGCTGTGAGCACCTGATTCCTGCCGATGTTTTCACCACCAGGAAAACGTCAACAGCGTAGCAGAAGGTCCACCAAAAAGAGGCGCTGAAAAACAACTGGATCCACATCTGTAACACATCAATCAGATCCATTGTGATACGATTAAATGCAGCTTGTTTTACAGATCCGTTCCTCTCAAAAGACACAATGACGCACATTTTACACTTTGAGGTTGAACACATTTATGTGTGAAATCGGGATTCTCCAGGATCCCACATGATGTGCTTAAAGCTTCcctgtgtagaattttgtgaaatctagtggtggagtgccatgttgcagctgaacacccctcacctcaccctccccttccaaacatgagagagaacctgtggcagccttcagttgtcataaaaactcaaaatgtgtttgtccagtctggactaatgtaaaaaacatggtggcttcTGTAGAAAGGACCCGCTCCTGttgtaaagtatttcaatataaaggatccattctagagtaaagacaACCACAATTTGTACAATTGGTGAAAACAACGCTAAGATTGTTTCATATTAAatctctgccaatagatctcattcatctaaatcttacacacggGACCTTTAATGATTTGATTTCAAAAGTGCTCAGCTCACGTAATGACTGGACAACTGAGGTTTTGAAACAAAGGTTTGTCCTCATACGTACTGCGCTGCCCACGCAGAAGACTTCAGGCCAGACGTCAGTGTTGTTGACCACTGAGATCTGGTCCATGATGTTGGGAAGGCCCAGCCACAGCGACGACCTCAGGATGATACCTGCAAGAGGAAAACAGCACACGCTCTCAGAATTGGACAGTTCCTGCTTTGGCAGCAAGTGGAAGAGGAGTAAAGCAGGAGATGTGAAACTGTTCTGGatttaattcacatttaaacaCTTCAAAGTTCCTTCATCCCCTCTAGTCTCTATTTCTATGAGCATTAATTAACGAGAGTCCTCTTAATTGCAGCTTTACATCATGGAACTGTCTCCATGTGCGTTTTACAAGGGTGTTTCCATTTCCTACATGAAACTGTTTGTTGCCGATGAGCCATGGAAAACACAGGAGCTCTCCCAGAGTCTTTATGTGATGCACGCTGTGTATTTGACTTTTGTTAAAACTGTGCCATGGGTGTTGGTTTGCAATGGAGGAGGAAACTCAGCAGACACATGTGATCACAAGACTTCATCTGCCTGAGTGTGAGTGATGGATGAacaagttgaaatgtgacactGACGATGAATGAATGTGGTGCAGGGACCTGAGGATGAATTCCGCAGCCTTTTGTGGATCAATAACTGCAGCATCTGCTTGTTTTTCCAGAATGATTCATTCAAATCAACTGAAGGTCATCACACTGCTCACATGAGAGGAGTGGGATCACTCTTTTATTATATAAAGAGGAAAAAGCAGCTAAACACTCGAAATATATCttaatttgtcaaaaaaaagtattaatttGGGAGATGGGGTTTACATTTATGGTGTGTAACCAAGTTTCCAATTGAAATAAGGGGAATGAGAGCATGTTTTATTGATGTgtaattgattttaaaactgtataaaacatcTCTAAATTGCATTTCCAGCagataaatcacattttcatgaCACATTATGTTTAAAGTTTCTTCCCTGTATGAATACACCAGGTCAGACTCGCAAATGCAGAGTAAGAAAAGggttaaaaactaaatatttgcGTGCGTAATTGGGCACAGCCACATGCGCTCTTAAGACCCACTttatctcttctctttttttaggCCCATCGGCTACAGCAGAGGTTTTCACGCTTTACCTGTGCATCCCAGgatgtcacacacactgatgatgaaCAATATCCGCGAGGAGGACGCGGGCCTTGGCAGAGGATACTGTCCCAGTCTTCTGTAGCCTTTGCGCTTTGGCAGAATTTGGAGCACGGCGAACAGGAGGCTGAAAGCGGCGCTGCCCAGACTCAGAGCCCCGAACAGCACCGGCTGGAAGGTGACCACAAAATCCGTCGCAGCGTCCCGGTTCGGGCAGCAGAAGGTCTCCAGCCGGGGGGAAGCCATCACAGACCGGAGGTAGAGAAAGAGCGGAGAGAAGTTGGCTATGGTGTCAGCAGGGGAAAGGAGaatagaaaagaaaggaaatggcTGAGTCCATGACCCTGCTCCCTCAGAAATCACGGGGCTGAATCATCATGTGCTTCCATTTAATCCCTGCAGTTATAGCTTAACTGAGCCACAATACCAGAGGCCGACAAAGGACCGAGTGTGGTGGAGAACAGAAAGATTTGAGTTACAAGTGAGTCCAGCAAGGAACTCACAACTTTATACAAATGACTCCATGAGTGTGTCAGTCTTCCACTGCACTTCTCCTGtgcaaaaatacaaatcaatacAATACAAGTACAACAGGAGAATTTAATTTCATGGACACTAGGATTCAAAGGCCCTTCACCCCTGATGGGAAAATAGCTTGTGTGCAAAAAACACTGCACAAACCATTAGATGTCCTCCACTCACACCGACACAAAGAAgcagcacatcaacacattaTAACAACATCAACATCTGTATATGGCTATTATTCATTAAAGAATCCAGCTGTATATCACTatggcaacacaacaaaggatttccttccttccttcttttgaTGCACCAGAAAACACGTCACACCACGACACAAAGACATAGCATTGAAATGCAAAatagaaaagacacaaaaaaagaaaagagaaaaatagagcaaatcaaacaaaaaaaaagttgtaggtcaaattataaataaaaatattgaattaTGTTACTAATTTCATTTCActtataataaattaaatcaaattaaactgaCATATTTTCCAGAGTTGAACTGAAAGTGACACGCACAGGAGAGACAGTT includes:
- the gpr143 gene encoding G-protein coupled receptor 143, which encodes MASPRLETFCCPNRDAATDFVVTFQPVLFGALSLGSAAFSLLFAVLQILPKRKGYRRLGQYPLPRPASSSRILFIISVCDILGCTGIILRSSLWLGLPNIMDQISVVNNTDVWPEVFCVGSAMWIQLFFSASFWWTFCYAVDVFLVVKTSAGISTIILYHMITWGLAVLLCVEGVAMLYYPSISDCEQGLQHAIPHYVTTYAPMLLVLAANPIFFNRTISAVTSLLKGRQGIYTENERRLANEIKIRFFKMMLVFFICWVPNIINESLLFYLEMQTDINDNSLRNVRNAALITWFIMGILNPMQAFINTLAFHGWTGFDIDFSLQRRRELAWDSLSTSVPNTASHNPMVGTTLLYQSHIQEAKKSMAGNGQHQSDAISVLSEGSESSTVEIHISSELRDYEDIDADGESLENSVRD